The Cloacibacillus sp. An23 genomic sequence TGCGAAGGTCGTCTGCCGTGACGCGGCCGAGCCGCGCGAGCGGATGGTCTTTCCTGCACACGCAGACGACCGGGACTTTGCCTAGCTCTTCATAAGCTGCGGAGATTTTCATGGAATCCGATTCGCGAAAGCTGACTACAGCGTCGAGGCCGCCTTCCTCCAGCATTCTGTAAATACGGAGAAACGGCACGACCTGAAGGCGCGGATGGAAATTCGGAAAGGCCGCGGCGAGCTTGCCGAGAGCGCCCGTGAGCAGGAAAAGACACGGATAATTGTAGCAGCCGATCGAAAGAGTCTGAATTTCGCCGTAAGCGGCGTGCTCGAAACGCTTTACGGCCCGCTCGTAAATTTCCGACATCTGCCTCGCGTCGTTGAAAAAGCTCTTGCCCTCTTCCGTCAGCCTCACGGCGCGCGTCGTCCGCGTAAAAAGCCTCGCGTTCAGCTCTTTCTCGAGCGCGTGTATCTGCTGCGTCACCGCCGGCTGCGTCACGTGGAGCTGTTCGGCCGCCCGCGCGAAGCTCAGATTCTCGGCCACTGCCAGAAAACAGTTTATCTGAAAAATATTCATCTCACGCAGCCCTCCAAAAGATTAATAACGTTTGCTTATCAATAATAACATACGCTAAATTCACCGCGCAGGGTAAATCCATATAATAGTCGGTGCGGCCCGCGCTTCGGGCGTCCGCCGCAAATCTGATAAAAAGCGAGTGGAACATCTTAATGTTTAACGACAAAACGGAAAAGAGGAAATCGTTCACTGAGGGGCCGGTCGCGCCGTCGCTCGTAAGATTCGCGCTGCCCGTGCTCGGCGCGCTAATACTTCAGGCCGCCTACGGGGCTGTAGACCTGCTCGTAGTCGGTTGGTTCGGCGACGCGTCGAGCATTTCTGCGGTCGGTACGGCGAGCGCCTTCATGCAGCTCGTCACATTCGTCGTCTCCGGCTTCGCGATGGGGATAACGGTAGTCGTCGGGCATCATCTCGGAGAAGGCCGCGGCGACCTCGCCGGAAGAGCGATCGGCACGTCGCTGCTGCTTTTCACGGCCCTCGGCATCGTCCTGACAGCGGCGCTCGAGCTTTTCGCCGGCGACATAGCCTCGCTGCTGAGGGTGCCTCCGGAATCGCACGCTAAGGCCGTAGCCTATCTGCGGATATGCTGCGGCGGCCTGCTTGTCATAATTTTCTACAACGTGATAAGCGCCGTCATGCGCGGCGCGGGCGACGCGAACCTTCCGCTGCTCTTCGTGGGGATAGCCTGCGTCGTGAACGTGATAGGCGACCTCCTGCTCACGGGGCTGCTCGGCATGGATGTCGCGGGTGTCGCCTCAGCCACGGTCTTCGCGCAGCTCGTGTCGGTTGCAGCGTCGCTCGCCGTGCTGCGCAGCAGAAAACTGCCGTTCCGCTTCTCGCGCGAATATCTGTGCATAGACGCGGCGGAGCTGAGACGGATCATGCGCGTCGGTGTTCCTATAGCGATACAGGAGACTACGGTTCAGCTTTCCTTCCTGGTTCTCAACATGATAGTGAACGGCATGGGGCTGCTTCCTTCCGCCGGCTACGGAGTGGCGCAGAAAGTCGTCGCGGTAATAATGCTCGTGCCGTCGTCTATCATGCAGACCCTATCGGCCTTCGTAGCGCAGAACATCGGCGCCGGGCGCGCGGACAGGGCGGCGCAGGGCTTCCGCGCTTCCGCCGCCATAGGCTGCGGTTTCGGTTTCTTCATGTTCTGCGCCGGGTTCTTTTTCGGGGACGCGCTCTCGTCGGTCTTCACAGGCGACGCCGGAGTAATAGTGCGCAGCGCTGATTACCTGCGTGGCTTTTCGCCGGAATGTGTGCTTACCTGCGTGCTTTTCAGCGCCATCGGATATTTCAACGGCTGCGGCGTCAGCATGCCAGTCATGGCGCAGGGCATTACCTCCGCGCTCTTCGTCCGCATCCCGCTGAGCCTCTTCATGGCCGGTCTCCCCGGAGCCTCCCTATCGCTGGTCGGCCTGGCCGCACCTCTCACCTCGCTCTACGGCATAGCCTTTTTCGCTCTATGCCGCTTATGGATGATGAGAGGGCGCAGAAGAGGCTCCGCATCTCACTGCAATAATTAAAATATCTATTTGAGCCTCGCGCGAACGATTGCAAAAGGCGCGTATAAATACGCCATCGGTTGATATCTAACCTGAAGCCTGCATACTGTGCTCAAAGAAAGGACTCTGTTCAAATACGCGGAATTTATTTCGAAACGTGCAGTTCTCATCTTATCCCTCATAAGTCTAGCTGTTCTTTGCTGGCAGGCAAGGAACTGTAGGCGAATACATCATGATTCAGCCTGTTTATTAAAAATCTTACCTGGGTGCATTCGATTAGGTTTACAAGTTTTCAAAAGTCAGCCGGACCGTATTTCGGACTCGACGGCTGTGGCAAGGGACTTACCGGTTTGCGTCAATCGATACAGAAGCGGCGGAAACACGGCAAAAAACGCGGCGTTGTGATATTCGTGCAAAGGGGTGTTGCTGCGTTAATTTCACAAACAACCTTCCAGCCATACGGTTGTTTCAACGCAATCATCTGGGCGCTTATATACGAGCCGCGCATTGCTTTATCTCGTTTCTTGACGTAACTCCTTAATGCAAGTATTATCAGTGAGTCATAAATGAACAAGTTATACCTAATGCTTCATAGCACAAGAAGGAGTGAAAGTAATGGGGACACGCAAACCTGAAGACATCCGCAGCATCGCGCTCATTTCACATGGAGGTGCGGGGAAGACCACGCTGAACGAGGCGTTTTTGTTCGACGCCGGGCTTATAAGCCGCATGGGAAGGGTCGAGGACAAGAACACGGTTTCTGACTTCGATTCCGAGGAACAGAAGCGCGGTATTTCCATCAGCACCTCTCTCTCGACCGTTCCGTATAAGGACAAAACTTTTTATATTCTGGATACTCCCGGCTTTGCCGACTTTGTAGGAGAACAGCGCTGCGCGATGCGCGTCGCCGACGGTGCGCTCGTCCTCGTTAACGCTACTTCCGGCGTCGAAGTACAGACCCACAACGTCTGGGAATTTGCTGAGACATTCGAGACGCCGGCGATTTTCTTCATCAGCAAACTTGACAGAGAAAATACCGACTTTGACAACGTCGTGGCAGATATACAGGAAAACATTTCAGACAAGGCCGTACCGCTCTATCTGCCGGTAGGCAGCCAGCAGAATTTCAAGGGCCTCGTCAACGTTCTTACCGGAAAGGCCTATATGTATAAGGGCGACGGAAGC encodes the following:
- a CDS encoding LysR family transcriptional regulator, giving the protein MNIFQINCFLAVAENLSFARAAEQLHVTQPAVTQQIHALEKELNARLFTRTTRAVRLTEEGKSFFNDARQMSEIYERAVKRFEHAAYGEIQTLSIGCYNYPCLFLLTGALGKLAAAFPNFHPRLQVVPFLRIYRMLEEGGLDAVVSFRESDSMKISAAYEELGKVPVVCVCRKDHPLARLGRVTADDLRSEKLVMFTPSRTSPLIAQTQGALMGGRAPSEFYFCDSGEAIVVLVDAGFGVSVLPDLSLPKTLEITSVPFEDAEPLSFGVYHRAAHGGELLDAFLRELKEDIFKETRRRI
- a CDS encoding MATE family efflux transporter, which codes for MFNDKTEKRKSFTEGPVAPSLVRFALPVLGALILQAAYGAVDLLVVGWFGDASSISAVGTASAFMQLVTFVVSGFAMGITVVVGHHLGEGRGDLAGRAIGTSLLLFTALGIVLTAALELFAGDIASLLRVPPESHAKAVAYLRICCGGLLVIIFYNVISAVMRGAGDANLPLLFVGIACVVNVIGDLLLTGLLGMDVAGVASATVFAQLVSVAASLAVLRSRKLPFRFSREYLCIDAAELRRIMRVGVPIAIQETTVQLSFLVLNMIVNGMGLLPSAGYGVAQKVVAVIMLVPSSIMQTLSAFVAQNIGAGRADRAAQGFRASAAIGCGFGFFMFCAGFFFGDALSSVFTGDAGVIVRSADYLRGFSPECVLTCVLFSAIGYFNGCGVSMPVMAQGITSALFVRIPLSLFMAGLPGASLSLVGLAAPLTSLYGIAFFALCRLWMMRGRRRGSASHCNN